One window of the Trueperaceae bacterium genome contains the following:
- a CDS encoding Rdx family protein, producing MSKPTVQIQYCVPCGHLPRALDVQKSILERFGQRIEGVMLKTGSGGVFTIDVDGERIYTKPDEFELDAIMQSIEARAAQPA from the coding sequence ATGTCCAAGCCCACTGTCCAGATCCAGTACTGCGTGCCATGCGGCCACTTGCCGCGCGCGCTCGACGTGCAGAAGTCGATCCTCGAGCGCTTCGGGCAGCGCATCGAGGGCGTCATGCTCAAGACCGGCTCCGGCGGCGTCTTCACGATCGACGTCGACGGGGAGCGCATCTACACGAAGCCGGACGAGTTCGAGCTGGACGCGATCATGCAGTCCATCGAAGCGCGCGCGGCGCAGCCCGCTTAG
- a CDS encoding GNAT family N-acetyltransferase encodes MSAPGPAGGGPAARVRERASGSSASVVRPSAEHRAAWDALYAGYADFYRKAQTQEMRDRVWGWILDPASEVECLLALDAGGKPVGLAHFREFARPLDASKGGYLDDLFVAPAARGSGAAQALFGALRDEARHRGWTVVRWITADDNYRARAVYDRVATRTPWLTYDLAPRSDG; translated from the coding sequence ATGAGCGCCCCGGGCCCGGCTGGTGGCGGACCCGCCGCGCGGGTCCGGGAGCGGGCGAGCGGCTCGAGCGCGAGCGTCGTGCGCCCCTCCGCCGAGCACCGCGCGGCCTGGGACGCGCTGTACGCGGGTTACGCGGACTTCTACCGCAAAGCCCAGACGCAGGAGATGCGCGACCGGGTCTGGGGCTGGATCCTCGACCCGGCGAGCGAGGTCGAGTGCCTCCTCGCCCTGGACGCCGGCGGGAAGCCCGTCGGCCTCGCGCACTTCCGCGAGTTCGCCCGCCCCCTCGACGCGTCGAAGGGCGGTTACCTCGACGACCTGTTCGTCGCGCCCGCGGCCCGCGGCAGCGGCGCAGCGCAGGCGCTCTTCGGGGCCCTGCGCGACGAGGCGCGCCACCGCGGTTGGACCGTCGTGCGCTGGATCACCGCGGACGACAACTACCGTGCGCGCGCCGTGTACGACCGGGTAGCCACGCGCACGCCCTGGTTGACGTACGACCTCGCGCCCCGCAGTGACGGTTGA
- a CDS encoding substrate-binding domain-containing protein has translation MQVSMLSSWRLARLALLGLVLGSLAWAQDASSLAVDSFTSDFSAMQALTGLAAQGQGKIGVLLPETTTSARYTAFDEPFLKQAFHAAGVPDADVIVTNAQGSESTQLTQAQAAITQGATVLLVDPISSGVGASIEQYALDHGVKVIDYDRLTLGGSRAYYVSFDNVQVGKLIGDGFVSCVQAWNVSDPHVLIMNGAPTDNNATLFAQGYHSVIDPLVSAGTYTLVGEPAGTWDPAQARTTFEGQYTAHSDINAVVTPNDDNANAVIAYLKTLGVPAKTFPTTGQDATVQGLQNVLAGYQCGTVYKPINLEAQAAAALAVFLRAGVTPPETLVNGVTRDSEAGSDVQSVLLTPIWVTPANMAATVVKDGFQKAADLCAGFADECGAAGIGQ, from the coding sequence ATGCAAGTAAGCATGCTGTCATCGTGGCGGCTCGCCCGCCTGGCGCTGCTCGGCCTGGTCCTTGGTAGCCTCGCCTGGGCACAAGACGCTTCGTCGCTAGCGGTAGATTCGTTCACCAGCGACTTCTCCGCCATGCAAGCCCTCACCGGGTTGGCGGCGCAGGGCCAGGGGAAGATCGGCGTGCTCCTGCCCGAGACGACGACCTCGGCGAGGTACACGGCGTTCGACGAGCCGTTCCTCAAGCAGGCGTTCCACGCGGCGGGCGTGCCTGACGCGGACGTGATCGTCACGAACGCCCAAGGCAGCGAGTCGACTCAGCTCACGCAGGCGCAGGCCGCCATCACCCAGGGCGCCACCGTGCTCCTCGTCGACCCCATCTCCTCGGGCGTCGGCGCCTCGATCGAGCAGTACGCGCTCGACCACGGGGTGAAGGTCATCGACTACGACCGCCTCACGCTCGGCGGGTCGCGCGCCTACTACGTGAGCTTCGACAACGTCCAGGTCGGCAAGCTCATCGGCGACGGGTTCGTCTCGTGCGTGCAGGCCTGGAACGTCTCCGACCCGCACGTCCTGATCATGAACGGCGCGCCGACGGACAACAACGCCACGCTCTTCGCGCAGGGCTACCACTCCGTCATCGACCCGCTCGTCAGCGCAGGCACTTACACGCTCGTCGGCGAGCCGGCCGGCACGTGGGACCCGGCGCAGGCCCGCACCACGTTCGAGGGCCAGTACACGGCGCACTCCGACATCAACGCGGTCGTGACCCCCAACGACGACAACGCCAACGCCGTGATCGCGTACCTCAAGACGCTCGGCGTGCCGGCCAAGACCTTCCCGACGACCGGTCAGGATGCCACGGTGCAGGGTCTCCAGAACGTCCTCGCCGGCTACCAGTGCGGCACGGTCTACAAGCCCATCAACCTCGAGGCCCAAGCCGCCGCGGCCCTCGCCGTCTTCCTGCGCGCCGGGGTCACTCCGCCCGAAACGCTCGTGAACGGCGTCACGCGGGACTCGGAGGCCGGCTCCGACGTGCAGTCCGTCCTCCTCACGCCCATCTGGGTGACGCCCGCGAACATGGCCGCCACGGTCGTGAAGGACGGCTTCCAGAAGGCGGCCGACCTCTGCGCCGGCTTCGCCGACGAGTGCGGCGCCGCCGGGATCGGGCAGTAG
- a CDS encoding DUF1684 domain-containing protein: MSEPGRSLPDGDPATTAWLDGLMAWREQRAASLVGPHGWWSITCLEWLEEGENTIGSAEGSAVRLAERFPTEVARVNVAGERATLVPAAGASLLLGGEPFTGQFTADGDVAFVADDLPPPSPHAASAATSTAGRRPARVSVVRRGDLWGVRVHDPVAAERRSVERDLAWFDPAPEWVIEAEFLPPEAEEEVPVSNVIGQVSMHRVAGRVRFVHAGTSWTLLATEAGEGRLFINFRDASNEDLGAAEEAADGRAAGEGVAAEDPRGHHDERERRATYSGGRFLTTGAPTDGRVTLDFNRANHPPCAHTPYATCPMPTPGNRLPFAVTAGERLARG; this comes from the coding sequence ATGAGCGAACCTGGACGGTCTCTCCCCGACGGCGACCCCGCGACGACAGCCTGGCTGGACGGTCTCATGGCCTGGCGCGAGCAGCGTGCTGCGAGCCTCGTCGGGCCTCACGGCTGGTGGTCGATCACGTGCCTGGAGTGGTTGGAGGAGGGCGAGAACACCATCGGCAGCGCGGAGGGGAGCGCGGTCAGGCTGGCCGAGCGCTTCCCGACCGAGGTGGCTCGCGTGAACGTCGCCGGCGAGCGCGCGACGCTCGTACCGGCGGCGGGGGCCTCCCTGCTCCTCGGCGGGGAGCCGTTCACCGGGCAGTTCACGGCGGACGGCGACGTGGCCTTCGTCGCCGACGACCTACCGCCGCCGAGCCCACACGCGGCGAGCGCCGCCACGTCGACCGCCGGTCGGCGACCCGCGCGCGTCAGTGTCGTGAGGCGCGGCGACCTCTGGGGCGTCCGGGTGCACGATCCCGTCGCGGCCGAACGGAGGAGCGTCGAGCGCGACCTCGCCTGGTTTGACCCGGCGCCGGAATGGGTGATCGAGGCGGAGTTCCTCCCGCCCGAGGCGGAGGAGGAGGTGCCGGTCAGCAACGTCATCGGCCAGGTGAGCATGCACCGCGTGGCGGGGCGGGTCCGCTTCGTACATGCAGGCACGAGCTGGACGCTGCTGGCGACGGAAGCCGGAGAGGGGCGCCTCTTCATCAACTTCCGCGACGCGAGCAACGAGGACCTGGGCGCGGCCGAGGAAGCGGCGGACGGACGCGCAGCCGGCGAGGGCGTTGCGGCCGAAGACCCGCGCGGCCACCATGACGAACGTGAGCGCCGCGCAACGTACTCGGGCGGGCGGTTCCTGACGACGGGCGCGCCCACCGACGGCCGCGTGACCCTCGACTTCAACCGGGCCAACCACCCGCCCTGCGCGCATACGCCGTACGCCACGTGCCCTATGCCGACGCCGGGGAACAGGCTCCCCTTCGCCGTCACGGCAGGCGAGCGGCTGGCTCGGGGTTAA
- a CDS encoding ATP-binding cassette domain-containing protein — translation MAAEPLMRLAGVHKSFGAVHALRGVDLTVPSAAVTALVGDNGAGKSVTVKVVAGTHLPDEGQMFWEGRPVHPRTPREAAALGIEVVYQDLALCDNLDVVQNMFLGREAVRRGFLDEDAMERSAMRTLAELQVTTIQSVRLPVASLSGGQRQSVAVAKAVMWNSKLVILDEPTAALGVAQTRQVLELVRRLAERGLGVVIISHNLTDVFAVADRIAVMRLGQVVSEGPASGTDVQTVVELMTTGNARAA, via the coding sequence GTGGCTGCCGAGCCGCTCATGCGACTCGCGGGCGTTCACAAGAGCTTCGGCGCCGTGCACGCGTTGCGCGGCGTCGACCTCACCGTCCCGAGCGCCGCGGTGACGGCCCTGGTAGGCGACAACGGCGCGGGCAAGTCCGTCACCGTCAAGGTCGTCGCCGGCACGCACCTGCCCGACGAGGGGCAGATGTTCTGGGAAGGCCGCCCCGTCCACCCCCGGACGCCGCGCGAGGCGGCCGCCCTCGGCATCGAGGTCGTCTACCAGGACCTGGCCCTATGCGACAACCTCGACGTGGTCCAGAACATGTTCCTCGGCCGCGAGGCGGTGAGGCGCGGCTTCCTCGACGAGGACGCCATGGAGCGCTCGGCCATGCGGACGCTCGCCGAGCTGCAGGTGACGACCATCCAGTCCGTGCGCCTGCCCGTCGCCTCCCTCTCTGGCGGACAGCGCCAGTCGGTCGCCGTGGCCAAGGCCGTCATGTGGAACTCGAAGCTCGTGATCCTCGACGAACCGACCGCGGCCCTCGGCGTCGCCCAGACGCGCCAGGTCCTGGAGCTCGTCAGGCGCCTGGCCGAGCGGGGGCTCGGGGTCGTCATCATCTCGCACAACCTGACGGACGTCTTCGCGGTGGCCGACCGGATCGCCGTCATGCGCCTCGGCCAGGTCGTAAGCGAGGGGCCGGCTTCCGGGACGGACGTGCAGACGGTCGTGGAGCTCATGACGACCGGGAACGCTAGGGCGGCATGA
- a CDS encoding IclR family transcriptional regulator — MERIPESSTITKVSDLLEALARIGRPASLNDLAEVLAFPKPTLRRLLLQLKGVGMVMQDEETRLYRLGSRLITLAAAVLEEMEVRRAASDILYDLMKATGESSYLAVLDQINSVYVDLVECDRSVKVLTKVGARRLAWTTATGKVMLAFLPNEERKRRLAAALRASSAMTLPDPALLAAQLRGIREAGFAVSRDEAEIGVTGVAAPVLDASGECVAALALAAPTYRFTPTLEQRSVEATVAAAGRLSERMKGLSSHELVPT; from the coding sequence ATGGAACGCATCCCGGAATCATCGACCATCACGAAAGTAAGCGACCTTCTGGAGGCCCTCGCGCGCATCGGGCGACCGGCCAGCCTCAACGACCTGGCGGAAGTGTTGGCGTTCCCGAAGCCCACCCTGCGGCGCCTGCTGCTACAGCTCAAGGGCGTGGGCATGGTCATGCAAGACGAGGAGACCCGGCTCTACCGGCTCGGCAGCCGGCTGATCACCCTCGCCGCCGCCGTCCTGGAAGAGATGGAGGTCAGGCGCGCGGCGTCCGACATCCTCTACGACCTCATGAAGGCGACGGGCGAGAGCTCCTACCTGGCCGTTCTCGACCAGATCAACAGCGTCTACGTCGACTTGGTGGAGTGCGACCGCTCTGTGAAGGTGCTCACCAAGGTTGGCGCAAGGCGCCTCGCCTGGACCACGGCGACAGGGAAGGTGATGCTGGCCTTCCTGCCGAACGAGGAGCGGAAGCGGCGCCTCGCGGCGGCGCTGCGCGCCTCCAGCGCCATGACGCTGCCCGACCCGGCGCTGCTCGCCGCGCAGCTGCGCGGCATCCGCGAGGCGGGCTTCGCCGTCTCCAGGGACGAGGCCGAGATCGGCGTGACCGGCGTGGCCGCGCCCGTGCTCGACGCATCCGGTGAGTGCGTGGCCGCGCTTGCCCTCGCCGCACCAACCTACAGGTTCACCCCGACGCTCGAGCAGCGGTCGGTCGAAGCCACCGTCGCCGCCGCCGGCAGGTTGTCGGAACGCATGAAGGGGCTATCCAGCCACGAGCTGGTCCCCACTTGA
- a CDS encoding phosphoglycerate dehydrogenase: MKLVQGLMAGVNTLVTAGFGAGVTICNGRGLHDQPVAEHTVALLLAAARRLHLMRDAQHERRWPGEFGGAQPDRDPNVFMTLDASNVTVWGFGSIAARLAPMLSALGANVTGVATAPGTRHGHPVVGPDGLDGLLPSTDALVMILPASEATSGALDARRLRLLPRHAWVVNVGRGNSVNEADLVRALAAGELGGAALDVFAEEPLPAASPLWDLPNVIISPHAAGGRPLGADAFVRENVRRLVRGEQLLNVVDRVKGY; this comes from the coding sequence GTGAAGCTCGTTCAGGGCCTCATGGCCGGCGTGAACACGCTCGTGACGGCCGGCTTCGGCGCGGGCGTGACCATCTGCAACGGTCGCGGGCTGCACGACCAGCCCGTGGCCGAGCACACGGTCGCGCTCCTCCTGGCGGCCGCCCGCCGCTTGCACCTCATGCGCGACGCCCAGCACGAGCGCCGCTGGCCGGGCGAGTTCGGCGGTGCCCAACCGGACCGGGACCCGAACGTCTTCATGACCTTGGACGCCTCGAACGTGACCGTCTGGGGGTTCGGGAGCATCGCGGCCAGGCTCGCGCCCATGCTCTCGGCGCTCGGCGCCAACGTGACGGGCGTCGCCACGGCGCCGGGCACTCGGCACGGTCATCCCGTCGTCGGCCCCGACGGGCTCGACGGGCTCTTGCCGAGCACCGACGCCCTGGTGATGATCCTCCCGGCCTCGGAAGCCACGTCCGGCGCCTTGGACGCCAGGCGGCTGAGGCTCCTCCCGCGCCACGCCTGGGTCGTCAACGTCGGCCGCGGCAACAGCGTGAACGAGGCCGACCTCGTGCGAGCGTTGGCGGCCGGCGAGCTGGGCGGCGCGGCGCTCGACGTCTTCGCCGAGGAGCCGCTCCCAGCCGCCTCCCCGCTCTGGGACCTGCCGAACGTGATCATCTCGCCCCACGCCGCCGGCGGGCGACCGCTCGGCGCGGACGCGTTCGTGCGCGAGAACGTGCGGCGGCTCGTGCGCGGCGAGCAGCTCCTCAACGTCGTGGACCGCGTCAAGGGGTACTGA
- a CDS encoding creatininase family protein — translation MTWPEVGAVFKRRPNLVILPVGALEQHGHHLPLGTDSIMVDALCGLAAAGLEQVVVAPGLHYGTSANHDAFPGTVSVGLDTLVRLIVDIGLDLFRQGVDILLIVNGHGGNTQAVAAAAHELRQRSGKVVAQLMWTATIHDSWNVLEGDISWHADESETSLMLAFAPELVREGKAVDERPRDLPFFKFTEEALLATKVDLGLPKTDALSASGTIGLAKLATRAKGETMVSEATKNLRSTITQLLEHHGTLLAHLTRTTE, via the coding sequence ATGACGTGGCCGGAAGTGGGCGCCGTGTTCAAGCGGCGCCCCAACCTGGTCATACTGCCCGTCGGCGCGCTCGAGCAGCACGGGCACCACCTCCCGCTCGGGACCGACTCCATCATGGTGGACGCGCTCTGCGGCCTAGCCGCCGCCGGCCTGGAGCAAGTCGTCGTGGCGCCGGGGCTGCACTACGGCACCTCAGCGAACCACGACGCCTTCCCCGGCACCGTCAGCGTCGGCCTGGACACGCTCGTCAGGCTCATCGTCGACATCGGCCTCGACCTGTTCCGCCAGGGCGTCGACATACTGCTGATCGTCAACGGCCACGGCGGCAACACCCAGGCCGTGGCGGCGGCGGCCCACGAGCTGCGGCAGCGCAGCGGCAAGGTCGTGGCGCAGCTCATGTGGACGGCCACGATCCACGACTCGTGGAACGTGTTGGAGGGCGACATCTCCTGGCACGCCGACGAGTCGGAGACGTCGCTGATGCTGGCGTTCGCGCCCGAGCTCGTTCGCGAGGGCAAGGCGGTAGACGAGCGGCCGAGGGACCTGCCGTTCTTCAAGTTCACCGAGGAGGCGCTCCTCGCCACCAAGGTGGACCTGGGGCTCCCCAAGACCGACGCGCTCAGCGCGAGCGGGACCATCGGCCTCGCGAAGCTGGCGACCAGGGCCAAGGGCGAGACCATGGTCTCCGAGGCCACCAAGAACCTGCGCAGCACGATCACTCAGCTCCTCGAACACCACGGCACGCTGCTGGCGCACCTGACCCGCACCACGGAGTAG
- a CDS encoding ABC transporter substrate-binding protein: MRSKLALSVVVTLLAAAATGALAQRSLTVAQGTAPDTLDAQRSTVQQTLNVSYHINEPLFQLDYATSDITPLLGKSLVAVDDTTWEVELQEGVTFTNGEPFDAEAVRYSLLRVSKPELKSPATIYVRPIVDVAVVDEHTVRIATDGPAPALPLYLTRIAMVPPAYIEEVGDDAFGQNPVGTGPFKLVRWVKDDRVVLAANADYWRGAPSLDQVTFVSIPETATRMAALQTGEADIVTQVSVDQAPMLERSGIVIAPVPGLRLMMIAITLDGEPGSTPLYDVRVRQALNYAVDKQALVDDILGGYGKVLEGQALSSEYFGFNPDVEAYPYDPAKARELLAEAGYTDANPLSITIYGPQGRYLRDSEILQAIGGQLREAGIDAEVEVLEWGLFINRLLAKEFETAAFWGASTVPDADAWLGAMLGTGAAYSVYTNPEFDALVAQGAKTVDRAARLAIYQQAEELVHEQAPFIFLYQQVDVYGVTARVSGWTPSPDEAIYLWGVTVK; this comes from the coding sequence ATGAGATCTAAGCTCGCACTCTCGGTGGTCGTCACGCTCCTCGCCGCCGCCGCAACGGGCGCGTTGGCGCAACGGTCGTTGACGGTCGCGCAAGGTACGGCGCCCGACACGCTCGACGCCCAGAGGAGCACGGTCCAGCAGACGCTGAACGTCTCGTACCACATCAACGAACCGCTGTTCCAGCTCGATTACGCCACGAGCGACATCACTCCGCTGCTCGGCAAGTCGTTGGTCGCCGTAGACGATACGACATGGGAAGTCGAGTTGCAGGAAGGCGTTACGTTCACGAACGGCGAGCCGTTCGACGCCGAGGCGGTGCGGTACAGCCTCCTCCGGGTCAGCAAGCCCGAGCTCAAGTCGCCGGCCACGATCTACGTGCGTCCCATCGTGGACGTCGCGGTCGTCGACGAGCATACTGTGCGCATCGCCACGGACGGCCCCGCCCCCGCGCTCCCCCTCTACCTCACACGCATCGCGATGGTCCCGCCCGCCTACATCGAGGAGGTCGGCGACGACGCCTTCGGCCAGAACCCGGTCGGCACCGGCCCGTTCAAGCTCGTCCGCTGGGTCAAGGACGACCGGGTCGTCCTCGCCGCCAACGCGGACTACTGGCGCGGGGCCCCGAGCCTCGACCAGGTGACGTTCGTGTCGATCCCCGAGACCGCCACGCGCATGGCCGCCCTCCAGACGGGCGAGGCCGACATCGTGACCCAGGTGTCGGTCGACCAGGCTCCGATGCTCGAGCGCTCCGGCATCGTCATCGCCCCGGTCCCCGGCCTGCGCCTGATGATGATCGCCATCACGCTCGACGGAGAGCCGGGCAGCACCCCGCTCTACGACGTGCGCGTGCGCCAGGCCCTCAACTACGCGGTCGACAAGCAGGCCCTCGTCGACGACATCCTCGGCGGTTACGGCAAGGTCCTCGAGGGGCAGGCCCTCTCGAGCGAGTACTTCGGCTTCAACCCCGACGTCGAGGCGTACCCGTACGACCCGGCGAAGGCGCGCGAGCTCCTCGCCGAAGCCGGCTACACGGACGCGAACCCGCTCAGCATCACGATCTACGGCCCACAAGGTCGTTACTTGAGGGACAGCGAGATCCTCCAAGCCATCGGCGGCCAGCTCCGCGAGGCCGGTATCGACGCCGAGGTCGAGGTCCTCGAGTGGGGCCTGTTCATCAACCGGCTCCTCGCCAAGGAGTTCGAGACCGCGGCCTTCTGGGGTGCCTCGACGGTTCCCGACGCCGACGCCTGGCTCGGTGCCATGCTCGGCACCGGCGCCGCCTACTCCGTCTACACGAACCCGGAGTTCGACGCGCTCGTCGCCCAGGGCGCCAAGACGGTCGACCGGGCCGCCCGCCTGGCCATCTACCAACAGGCCGAGGAGCTCGTCCACGAGCAGGCGCCGTTCATCTTCCTCTACCAGCAGGTCGACGTCTACGGGGTGACGGCCCGCGTCTCCGGCTGGACACCCAGCCCTGACGAGGCCATCTACCTCTGGGGCGTGACGGTCAAGTAA
- a CDS encoding D-TA family PLP-dependent enzyme produces the protein MSPSASTMPTAVRIETLDTPCLVVDLDVVERNIRRLQEYLDAHGIANRPHIKTHKLPLLARWQVEAGARGITVQSVGEAEVMAAAGLDDILVTYDVMGADKVRRLAQVASMATVRVAVDNEVALDAVAAAAALAGRTIGVLVEFECGKRRQGVVTPEEAVALARSAAGRPNVEFLGLLTYPNSDVVPGFVTRTRELLGEAGLELRVVSVGGTPGVWRSHVPGVATEHRAGTYVYNDRNSVAAGSATLEDCALHVHVTLVSKPTAERGVIDAGSKTLTSDLFRGDPAGGYGHVLEYPGAVVWQLSEEHGAVDFSACADKPVVGERLRVVPNHVCPVSNLHDEVYAHRGGVVCAVLPVAARGKTR, from the coding sequence ATGAGCCCCTCTGCATCAACCATGCCGACCGCCGTGCGCATCGAGACGCTCGACACCCCGTGCCTGGTCGTCGACCTCGACGTGGTGGAGCGCAACATCCGGCGCCTGCAGGAGTACCTCGACGCGCACGGGATAGCCAACCGCCCCCACATCAAGACGCACAAGCTCCCGCTCCTCGCGCGCTGGCAGGTCGAGGCGGGCGCGCGCGGCATAACCGTGCAGAGCGTCGGCGAGGCGGAGGTCATGGCCGCGGCCGGGCTGGACGACATCCTCGTCACCTACGACGTGATGGGCGCCGACAAGGTGCGGCGCCTGGCACAAGTGGCGAGCATGGCGACCGTGCGGGTGGCGGTGGACAACGAGGTCGCCTTGGACGCCGTCGCCGCTGCTGCCGCGCTCGCGGGGCGCACGATCGGCGTGCTCGTCGAGTTCGAGTGCGGCAAGAGGCGCCAGGGCGTCGTGACGCCGGAGGAGGCCGTCGCGCTGGCGCGCTCCGCCGCCGGCCGGCCGAACGTCGAGTTCCTCGGCCTCCTCACGTACCCCAACTCCGACGTGGTGCCTGGCTTCGTGACTCGGACCCGCGAGCTGCTCGGGGAGGCGGGCCTCGAACTGCGGGTCGTATCCGTAGGCGGCACGCCGGGCGTGTGGCGGTCGCACGTGCCGGGCGTGGCGACGGAGCACCGCGCGGGCACTTACGTCTACAACGATCGCAACAGCGTCGCCGCCGGCTCGGCCACGCTGGAAGATTGCGCCCTGCACGTCCACGTGACGCTGGTGAGCAAGCCGACGGCCGAGCGCGGCGTGATAGACGCCGGCTCCAAGACCCTCACGAGCGACCTCTTCCGCGGCGACCCGGCCGGCGGCTACGGCCACGTCCTCGAGTACCCAGGGGCCGTCGTGTGGCAGCTCTCCGAGGAGCACGGGGCCGTCGACTTCTCGGCCTGCGCCGACAAGCCGGTCGTGGGCGAGCGCCTGAGGGTGGTGCCGAACCACGTGTGCCCGGTGTCCAACCTGCACGACGAGGTGTACGCGCACCGCGGCGGCGTGGTGTGCGCCGTGCTGCCGGTCGCGGCGCGGGGGAAGACGCGATGA
- a CDS encoding amidohydrolase family protein: protein MKYVSSKVAITADGQVIDDAVIAVGDDGKITAILNAVPEGGEHVDWSAYAVIPGLIDTHDHLSIDLGDEEAQSRESVATHMIRSVRNAKKILHAGITTVRDVGARDYIDVELRDAFARGELEGPRLVVSGQFITRTGGHAWYFADEADGQDAIVRAVRKQAKHNVDLIKLMITGGIGTANSDPCQAGYSKAEIAAAVTEAHTLGYKVAGHIHGGPAARWSIESGLDTLEHGLYLTDDDLRAMVDHGTYLVVTYGLIDLALALPDVPAYYKAKARAAKASYDGVLRKAVEYGVKIAVGGDTYHADMPEELSALVKAGMTPLEALAAATRNGAEASGILDRTGTITVGKDADLVALARDPRDDVAAVGEVRGVMKQGTLVRL from the coding sequence ATGAAGTACGTAAGCAGCAAGGTCGCTATCACCGCGGACGGTCAGGTCATCGACGACGCGGTGATCGCCGTCGGCGACGACGGCAAGATCACCGCCATCCTGAACGCGGTTCCCGAGGGTGGGGAGCATGTCGATTGGTCTGCTTACGCGGTGATCCCGGGGTTGATCGACACCCACGATCACCTGAGCATCGACCTCGGCGACGAGGAAGCGCAGTCCAGGGAGAGCGTGGCCACGCACATGATCCGCAGCGTGCGCAACGCGAAGAAGATCCTGCATGCCGGGATCACGACCGTCCGGGACGTCGGCGCACGCGACTACATCGACGTGGAGCTAAGGGACGCCTTCGCGCGCGGCGAGCTCGAAGGTCCTCGCCTCGTCGTCAGCGGCCAGTTCATCACGCGCACCGGCGGGCACGCCTGGTACTTCGCCGACGAGGCTGATGGGCAGGACGCCATCGTCCGGGCAGTGAGGAAGCAGGCCAAGCACAACGTCGATCTCATCAAGCTGATGATCACCGGCGGCATCGGGACCGCCAACTCGGACCCGTGCCAGGCCGGCTACTCCAAGGCCGAGATCGCGGCGGCGGTCACGGAGGCCCACACCCTCGGCTACAAGGTGGCCGGGCACATCCACGGGGGCCCGGCGGCGAGATGGTCGATCGAGAGCGGGCTCGACACCCTCGAGCACGGTCTCTACCTCACGGACGACGACCTGCGCGCCATGGTCGACCACGGCACGTACCTCGTCGTCACCTACGGTCTGATCGACCTCGCGCTGGCCCTCCCCGACGTGCCGGCTTACTACAAGGCGAAGGCGCGGGCCGCCAAGGCCTCGTACGACGGCGTGTTGCGCAAGGCCGTCGAGTACGGCGTGAAGATCGCCGTCGGTGGGGATACCTACCACGCGGACATGCCCGAGGAGCTGAGCGCCCTCGTCAAGGCCGGGATGACGCCGCTGGAGGCCCTGGCCGCCGCCACCCGGAACGGGGCGGAGGCCAGCGGCATCCTCGATCGCACCGGGACCATCACAGTCGGCAAGGACGCCGACCTCGTGGCGTTGGCGCGCGATCCGCGTGACGACGTCGCGGCCGTCGGCGAGGTCAGGGGCGTCATGAAACAGGGCACGCTCGTCCGGCTCTGA
- a CDS encoding rhodanese-like domain-containing protein: MYEDILPQDVAAWRERGAQVVDVREPWEFAAGHVPGSTNIPLSEFVARLDELRAPLVLVCASGSRSASAAAYLDRSGFGEVANLDGGVHLWEEVGLELELER; encoded by the coding sequence ATGTACGAAGACATCCTCCCCCAAGACGTAGCCGCGTGGCGCGAACGCGGCGCCCAGGTGGTCGACGTGCGCGAGCCGTGGGAGTTCGCCGCCGGCCACGTGCCCGGTTCCACGAACATCCCCTTGAGCGAGTTCGTGGCTCGGCTGGACGAGCTTCGGGCCCCGCTCGTGCTCGTGTGCGCCAGCGGTTCGCGCTCGGCCTCGGCAGCGGCGTACCTGGACCGCAGCGGCTTCGGCGAGGTCGCCAACCTGGACGGCGGCGTCCACCTGTGGGAAGAGGTCGGGTTGGAGTTGGAGTTGGAGCGGTAA